The proteins below come from a single uncultured Carboxylicivirga sp. genomic window:
- a CDS encoding AAA family ATPase, which produces MGKIIALANQKGGVGKTTTAINLAASLAVLEYKVLIIDADPQANSTSGLGFDLKEIDNSIYECIVDGIEPKEAILQTEIEHLSVMPSHIDLVGAEIEMLNLPNREKVLSGVLEKLRDQYDFILIDCSPSLGLITVNALTAADSVIIPVQCEYFALEGLGKLLNTIKIIQSRLNPDLEIEGFLLTMYDSRLNLSNQVVEEVQRHFQDMVFETLISRNIKLSEAPSYGKAVVMYDATSKGAVNYLNLAKELLKKNNLAVKE; this is translated from the coding sequence ATGGGTAAGATAATTGCTCTGGCAAACCAAAAAGGAGGAGTTGGAAAAACAACAACTGCTATTAACCTGGCAGCCAGCTTGGCTGTACTTGAATATAAGGTGCTGATAATTGATGCCGATCCACAGGCTAACTCAACTTCGGGATTAGGTTTTGATTTGAAAGAAATTGACAACAGCATCTACGAATGTATTGTTGATGGCATTGAACCCAAGGAAGCAATTCTTCAAACCGAAATTGAACACTTGTCTGTTATGCCATCGCATATCGACTTGGTTGGTGCAGAGATTGAAATGTTGAATCTTCCTAATCGTGAAAAGGTATTAAGTGGAGTACTTGAAAAATTACGCGATCAATATGATTTTATTCTAATTGATTGTTCTCCTTCACTCGGTTTGATAACAGTAAATGCTCTAACAGCTGCTGATTCGGTAATCATTCCTGTTCAGTGCGAATACTTTGCTTTGGAAGGATTGGGTAAGCTTTTAAATACAATCAAGATTATTCAAAGTCGTTTAAATCCTGATTTGGAAATAGAAGGTTTCTTGTTAACCATGTACGATTCTCGTTTAAATCTTTCGAATCAGGTTGTAGAGGAAGTTCAACGACACTTCCAGGATATGGTATTTGAAACACTTATTTCGAGAAACATAAAACTAAGTGAAGCTCCTAGCTACGGGAAAGCAGTAGTAATGTACGATGCAACTTCAAAAGGGGCTGTTAATTACCTGAACCTTGCAAAAGAATTACTCAAGAAGAATAATCTTGCAGTAAAAGAATAA